A stretch of Balnearium lithotrophicum DNA encodes these proteins:
- the mnmA gene encoding tRNA 2-thiouridine(34) synthase MnmA, which produces MKEFKMKKVILGFSGGIDSFYTAYILKESGYNVLPVFLKLLPNSNVEEAKKSAELLNLPLKVVDLQKEFRKEVIDYFISYYKKGLTPNPCTVCNQKIKLKYLYRLLEETNSNFVSTGHYAKVTYVRKFKRHLIKRGKDRRKEQSYFLALVEQKIFEKLLLPLGDYTKEEVIEKAKELGFPFEGESQDVCFIDSNYVDFLKPYIKEKEGKFVLEDGTVVGKHTGFFKFTVGQRRGLGISYKYPLYVLELRPEENIVVVGPKDRVLKNEIFIWKVNWHIDFQRIRKVPLFVQIRYRSKPTRVSSIEYFKNGIYRVKLAAKVEAPAPGQVCAFYTNDLLLGGGEITKEGVG; this is translated from the coding sequence ATCAAGGAATTTAAGATGAAAAAAGTTATTTTGGGTTTCAGTGGCGGAATAGACAGTTTCTATACTGCCTACATACTAAAGGAATCAGGCTACAATGTTTTGCCTGTTTTCCTAAAACTTCTTCCAAATTCAAATGTAGAAGAGGCAAAGAAAAGTGCAGAACTTCTAAATCTCCCTTTAAAAGTAGTTGACCTCCAGAAGGAATTTAGAAAAGAGGTTATAGACTACTTTATATCCTATTATAAAAAGGGATTAACCCCTAATCCTTGTACTGTGTGCAATCAGAAGATAAAGCTTAAGTACCTTTACCGACTGTTGGAGGAAACAAATTCGAATTTTGTATCAACAGGTCACTATGCAAAAGTAACATACGTCAGGAAATTTAAAAGACACCTAATAAAAAGAGGAAAGGATAGAAGAAAGGAGCAATCCTACTTTTTAGCACTCGTTGAACAGAAAATTTTTGAAAAACTTCTACTACCTCTTGGAGACTATACGAAAGAAGAAGTTATTGAAAAAGCCAAAGAGTTAGGTTTCCCCTTTGAGGGGGAAAGTCAAGATGTATGTTTTATTGACTCAAACTATGTAGATTTCTTAAAACCTTATATAAAAGAGAAGGAAGGAAAGTTTGTCCTTGAGGATGGAACAGTTGTAGGAAAACACACCGGTTTTTTTAAGTTTACAGTTGGGCAGAGAAGGGGGTTGGGAATTTCTTATAAGTATCCCCTCTACGTTTTGGAGCTCCGCCCCGAGGAAAACATCGTAGTTGTAGGTCCTAAGGATAGAGTTTTAAAGAATGAGATTTTTATCTGGAAGGTCAACTGGCATATTGATTTCCAAAGGATTAGGAAGGTTCCTCTATTCGTTCAGATAAGGTACAGGTCAAAACCTACGAGAGTTTCTTCAATAGAGTATTTCAAAAATGGAATTTATCGTGTAAAATTAGCCGCGAAAGTTGAGGCTCCTGCTCCGGGGCAGGTGTGTGCCTTTTATACAAACGACCTGCTCTTGGGGGGAGGAGAAATCACAAAGGAAGGAGTAGGGTGA
- the atpF gene encoding F0F1 ATP synthase subunit B, producing the protein MAESIVAIDWTLIVQAVNFLIFMVLINKFLFQPLLKLMEEREGELSGIYSEAEALKKKAESILKEVDEVLEKAKEEAKKLIDSAVKEARQEREKIISMAQEEATAKIESAKKEIWESFEREKEKIEAEADKIAEEIVKKIIGRVA; encoded by the coding sequence ATGGCGGAGAGCATTGTAGCAATAGATTGGACTCTAATAGTCCAAGCCGTTAACTTTCTTATTTTTATGGTTCTAATCAATAAATTCCTCTTTCAACCTCTCCTAAAGCTTATGGAGGAGAGAGAAGGGGAACTCAGCGGAATCTACTCCGAAGCCGAAGCCCTCAAGAAAAAGGCAGAATCAATTCTAAAAGAGGTTGATGAGGTTTTAGAGAAGGCGAAGGAAGAGGCTAAGAAGTTAATCGATTCTGCAGTGAAGGAAGCCCGTCAGGAGAGGGAAAAGATAATTTCAATGGCTCAAGAGGAAGCAACTGCAAAAATTGAGTCTGCAAAGAAGGAAATCTGGGAGTCCTTTGAAAGGGAAAAGGAAAAGATTGAGGCTGAAGCTGATAAAATCGCCGAGGAAATTGTTAAGAAAATCATTGGCAGGGTTGCCTAA
- a CDS encoding ATP synthase F0 subunit B: protein MEHGGHLLFWKTVNLIILFALLYWFLKKPVSNFLSNGIDSVVSRFDRAKKEKEEALKLLKEAEKKSEEVKAEAERILAYSREVAQREKEQIISEAKETAERIVKMADEEIEKELYKAKEELKKVAAQKAVEIAESKLKGAITPEVNKKLIETSLEKL, encoded by the coding sequence ATGGAACACGGTGGACATCTGCTTTTTTGGAAAACGGTAAACCTCATAATTCTCTTTGCTCTTCTCTACTGGTTTCTCAAGAAACCGGTTTCAAACTTCCTATCGAACGGAATTGACTCTGTAGTGAGCAGGTTTGATAGGGCTAAAAAGGAAAAGGAAGAGGCCTTAAAGCTATTGAAGGAAGCTGAGAAAAAATCTGAAGAGGTTAAGGCCGAGGCTGAAAGGATACTGGCCTACTCAAGGGAAGTTGCTCAAAGAGAAAAGGAACAGATAATTTCTGAGGCCAAGGAGACTGCAGAGAGAATAGTAAAGATGGCGGATGAGGAGATAGAGAAGGAACTCTACAAAGCTAAAGAGGAACTTAAGAAAGTTGCAGCTCAAAAGGCAGTTGAAATTGCAGAATCCAAGCTTAAAGGGGCAATTACACCTGAAGTGAATAAAAAACTTATAGAAACAAGCCTTGAAAAGCTTTAG
- a CDS encoding F0F1 ATP synthase subunit delta, which yields MRLEVRIARRYAKALSEVLTDDKIEKVLEELKTLLSLFDDKAIRYFKSPIIPTEKKRELLSNVLQKVEVTEELKKVLNLMAERDRLGLLKEFSEEFEKFADARLGVVKAEITSATELDSEVLEKIKAKIEEIFKKKAEVTVKIDPSLIGGFIVRVADKVLDASVKTQLENLKKAIAD from the coding sequence TTGAGATTGGAAGTGAGAATTGCCAGAAGGTACGCTAAAGCCCTTTCAGAGGTTCTTACTGACGATAAGATTGAAAAGGTTTTAGAAGAGCTAAAAACCCTCCTCTCTCTCTTTGACGACAAAGCCATCAGGTACTTTAAGAGTCCAATTATTCCTACAGAAAAGAAGAGAGAACTCCTTTCAAACGTTCTCCAAAAAGTAGAAGTAACTGAGGAACTGAAAAAGGTTCTAAACTTAATGGCAGAAAGGGACAGGCTTGGACTCTTAAAGGAGTTTTCTGAGGAGTTTGAAAAGTTTGCAGATGCAAGGTTAGGAGTCGTTAAAGCTGAAATAACGAGTGCAACAGAGTTGGACAGTGAGGTTTTAGAGAAAATCAAGGCAAAGATAGAGGAAATCTTTAAGAAGAAGGCTGAAGTAACCGTAAAGATTGACCCCTCCTTAATAGGTGGCTTTATAGTAAGGGTAGCTGACAAGGTTTTAGATGCATCTGTTAAGACGCAGCTTGAGAACCTTAAGAAGGCTATAGCAGATTAA